The following proteins are co-located in the Nerophis lumbriciformis linkage group LG22, RoL_Nlum_v2.1, whole genome shotgun sequence genome:
- the LOC133615053 gene encoding lipopolysaccharide-induced tumor necrosis factor-alpha factor homolog, translated as MTHVVEMPSLLDCPGQAQCPHCQQTVVTQVELKAGLKTWGICGGLAIFGCFLCCCIPFCVDSCKDVEHHCPNCRNTIHVYKRW; from the exons A TGACTCACGTGGTGGAAATGCCATCGCTGCTAGATTGCCCAGGACAAGCGCAGTGTCCCCACTGCCAGCAGACGGTGGTCACCCAGGTAGAACTCAAAGCAGGCCTGAAGACCTGGGGCATCTGTGGAGGCCTCGCCATCTTCGG GTGTTTTCTCTGCTGCTGTATACCATTCTGTGTGGACTCCTGCAAGGATGTGGAGCACCACTGTCCAAACTGCCGTAACACCATCCATGTTTACAAGCGATGGTGA